The nucleotide sequence TGGGTTGGCGGGCGCGGGTTCGTCGGGGCTGGTCGCGCAGTTCCCCGCGCCCCTTGAGAGGCGGCCGGTGTTCTGAGCGGCAACCGGCTGTACCACCGCCGCCAGGCCGGCCAGGGCATCCGGCGTCGGTCCTCGCCCTGCCGTCGCCAGCTCCGCGCCGTCCGGGCCGTACAACACCGCCCGGCCGCCGACCCGCTGGGCCAGTCGCCGTAGGACCGCTCGTACCGGGTCCGGGCGGGACGCCGCCGCCGCCAGGCTCTGCTGGGCCTCGGTGACACGGCGCAGTTCCGCGTGCCGGGCTTGGGCCATCAGCTGCCACACCGAGCGGGCGACGCCCGAGAAGGTCGTCCGGGGCGGGACCTCGATCAGGGGCAGCCCGTAGGTGTCGCAGGCCGCGACCAGCGCCCTCGGGACGCTGTCGTGGACCGGGGCGACGCCGAAGCCGAGGGCCGCGCCGCCCGCCGCGACGATGCGGGAGACGTAGCCGTCGAAGTAGGTGCCGGACCCCGCGGCCTCCGGGATGTGGACACCGGCCGTCAGCAGCAGCTCGCCGCCGAGCAGGTACGGATAGGGGTCCGACATCTCCGAGGTGTGCGCCCAGTGGATGACCGTTCCCTCGTCCACCGGCCCGGCGATCTGGCGCAGGCCCAGGTCGTCGCGGGCGAGGAGGGCCGAGAGGGGCACGGGTGGGGTGGGAGGGACGGCCGGGGTGTGGGGTGCGGCCGAGTCCGGCATGGTGTGCGTTCCTTCCATCGGACACGGCGTGAATGGATGAAACGTACACTTCGCAGCCGCCTTCCCGCGGCCTAGGGTCGGTGCCCGTCACCAGTGGAGTCATCTCGGGTCGCACATATCAGCGCACAACCATGTGTGCCGACCGACGCGTATGCAGGAAGTAGGCAGCCCCCATGACCAGCAACGAGACGCCCCGCGGCCCGGTCGACCCGCCCCGCGGCCCGGTCGACTCCTCCCGCATCCCGCGCTACGCCGGTCCCGCGACCTACGCCCGGCTGCCGCGCCTCGACGAGGTGGGCCGCGCGGACGTCGCGGTCGTGGGGGTGCCGTTCGACTCGGGCGTCTCGTACCGGCCGGGTGCCCGCTTCGGCGGCAACGCGATCCGCGAGGCGTCCCGGCTGCTGCGCCCCTACAACCCGGCCCAGGACGCCTCCCCCTTCGCCCTCGCCCAGGTCGCGGACGCCGGAGACATCGCCGCCAACCCGTTCGACATCAACGAGGCGGTGGAGACGGTCGAGGCGGCGGCGGACGAGCTGCTGGGGACGGGGGCCCGCCTGATGACCCTCGGCGGCGACCACACCATCGCCCTGCCACTGCTGCGGTCGGTCGCGAAGAAGCACGGGCCGGTGGCCCTCCTCCACTTCGACGCGCACCTCGACACCTGGGACACCTACTTCGGCGCCGAATACACCCACGGCACCCCGTTCCGGCGGGCGGTCGAGGAGGGCATCCTCGACACCGAGGCCCTGTCGCACGTGGGCACGCGCGGCCCGCTGTACGGCAAGCAGGACCTCACCGACGACGAGAAGATGGGCTTCGGGATCGTCACCTCCGCCGACATCTACCGCCGGGGCGCCGACGAGGTGGCCGACCAGCTGCGCCAGCGCATAGGCGACCGCCCCCTCTACATCTCCATCGACATCGACTGCCTCGACCCCGCCCACGCGCCGGGCACCGGGACGCCCGAGGCCGGCGGCATGACCTCGCGGGAACTGCTGGAGATCCTGCGGGGCCTGGCCTCCTGCAACCTGGTCTCCGCCGACGTCGTCGAGGTGGCGCCCGCGTACGATCACGCCGAGATCACCGCGGTGGCCGCCTCGCACACGGCGTACGAACTCACCACGATCATGTCCCGTCAGATCGCGCAGGAAAAGAAGGACAAGGCAGCGCAGTGACCCACGACCACGACCTGGTACTCCGCCCGACGGCCGCCCAGACGGAGGCCGCGCTGAATCCTCCCCCCGGCCGCAGCGGCGGAGACCTGGTCGTGGAGACACTGGCCGGGCTCGGCGCGACGACGGTCTTCGGCCTCCCCGGCCAGCACGCGCTCGGCGTGTTCGACGCGCTGCGGCGGTCCGACCTGCGGTACATCGGCCTGCGGGTGGAGAACAACGCCGGGTTCGCGGCGGACGCGTACGGCCGCGTCACGGGTGAGGCGGCCCCGCTGCTGCTGTCCACCGGCCCCGGCGCGCTGACCTCACTGGCCGCGCTCCAGGAGGCGGCGGCGGCCTCGGCGCCCGTCCTCGCCATCAGCAGCCAGATCCCGACGGCGGGCCTGGGCGGCGGACGCCACGGCTACCTCCACGAACTCCCGGACCAGTCCGCCTCGTTCAGGGGGGTCGTCAAGTCCGTCCACACCGTCCGTACGCAGTCCCAGATCCCCTCCGCCGTCGCCGCCGCCTGGCAGTCCGCGCTGACCGCCCCGCACGGCCCGGTCTGGGTGGAGATCCCGCAGGACGTGCTGCTCGCCGAGACGTCGGTCCCGGTGGTGACGGGCGGCGACGCCTTCCCTGAGGAACTGCCCCCACGCCCCGAACTGACCGCACTGGCAGCCCACTTGCTGTCGTCCGCGACCCGCCCGGCGATCATCGCCGGCGGCGGGGTCGTACGGGCGGACGCGTCCGGCAAGCTGCGGCAGCTCGCGGAGCGGCTGTCGGCGCCGGTCGTGACGACGTACGGGGGGAAGGGCGCCTTCCCGTGGACGCACCCGCTGTCGCTCCGGTCCTGGCTGGAGGACCGGCACACCACGGACTTCCTGGAGGACGCGGATGTCCTGCTGGTGGTGGGATCGGGCCTCGGTGAACTGTCGTCCAACTACCACACGTTCAGGCCCCGGGGCCGGGTGATCCAGATCGAGGCGGACCTCGGGAAGCTGGAGGCGAACCACCCGGCGCTCGGCATCCACGCGGACGCCCGCCTGGCCCTTCAGGCACTGCTGGAGACGATCGAGGAGACGCGGGAGGACGCCTCGGCGCCGGAGCGGGTGCGGGAGGTGCTCGGGAAAGTCCGCGAGCGCATCGACGCCCAGGAACTCACCCTGGAGCAGGACCTGTTGGCGTCCATCCGGCGGGCCCTCCCGTCCCGCGCGCCCTCCTTCTGGGACATGACGATCCTGGCGTACTGGGCCTGGTCGGCGTTCGACCCGCGCGGCACGAACACCATGCACTCCGCGCAGGGTTCGGGCGGACTCGGCTACGCCTTCCCGGCGGCCCTCGGCGCGGCGGTGGCCGACCCGACCCACCCGGTCCTCGCCGTCTCGGGCGACGGCGGCGCGCTCTACTCGATCGCCGAACTGGCCACGGCCCGGCAGTACGACCTCGACGTCACCTGGCTCATCGTCGACGACGGCGGGTACGGCATCCTGCGCGAGTACATGACCGACGCGTACGGCGCGACGACCGGTACGGAGCTGACGCGGCCGGATTACGTCGCCCTGGCCGAGTCGTTCGGGGTACCGGGCCTACGGACCACCCCCGAGACCCTCGCGGACGACCTGGCCAAGTCCCTTGCGGCGCCCGGCCCTTCGGTGGTCGTGCTTCCGGCGGTACTGCGGATGTTCGCGCCGACACACGTACAGGGCTGACACCGGTCACCTCATCGGTTCGGCGTGACCGCGCGGCGGCGGTCACGCCGAACCGGAACGGCGGTCAGCGCAGAGTCGCGCCGAACATCGCGTCCGTGGCCGGGCCCGACACACCGCCGGGGCCGAACGCGAGGGCCGACGTGGTGGTCAGGCCGGTCGTGGTGCCCGGGAGGACCCAGACCGCTCCGTTGTCGCTGTTCTCGGCGGGGGCGCCGACAGCGAGGTCGGGGTGGCCGTTGCCGTTGAGGTCCAACAGGGCTGTGGTGGTACCGAACTTGTCCTCCGCCTCGGCGGCTCCGGGGACCCCGGCGGTGTTCTGGTGGAAGACCTTGGTGCCGGCGCCCGTGATGCCGTTGGCGGTGCCGGGGACCAGGGCGACCGAGCCGGTGTTGGTGATGCCGTCGACGTCCTCGTACGCGATGCCGAGGGCGAGGTCGGCGTATCCGTCGCCGGTGACGTCGGCGACCGAGACCGCCGAGCCGACGAGGTCGCCGTCCTCCTGCGCGCCGGGGAAGCCGGGGAGGCTCTGGTCGAAGGTCTGGACGTTCGCCTCGGACGGGCCGGTCGGGGAGCCGTAGGCCACGCGGACCTGGTCGGACCAGCCTTCGGCGCCCACGACCACGTCGTCGTAGCCGTCACCGTTCACGTCGCCGATGCCCGTGCCGGCCGGGTCGCGGCTCGTGTCGTCCCCGGGCACGAAGCCGCGGGTGAAGCCCGAAGCGCCGCCCAGGAGCAGGCGGTTGCCCCAGGTGCCGTCGCCCGTGTAGTGCCACTGGACCAGGTCGTCCCGGCCGTCGCCGTTGACGTCGCCGACCTGGCCGGAGACGACCGGGCCGGTGATGGAGGCGGGGCCGTTCTCGCAGCCGTGGCCGGTGGCGCAGGAGGCGTCCTCCTCGTACCAGCCCCACCACAGGGACTTGTCGAGGAGGGGGAGCACGGCTGCGGGCTTGCCGGCGCGGGAGATCGGGCCCTTCCACAGGGTCGCCGGGGCTCCCTCGGGGTCGTCGCCGGAGATGTCCTGCGCGGAGAAGAGCGCGAGGTCGGTCTTGCCGTCGCCGTTGAAGTCGCCCGCCTGCGGGGCCGCCCCGAACTTGGCGATGCTCGTACCGCCGGTCAGCCCGGAGGCCGACCCCCAGACGATCACGGAGCCCGCCGGGCCGCCCGCGATCACCAGGTCGCCGTAGCCGTCCCGGTCCAGGTCGCCCTTGGTGAACGTCGAGCCGAAGCGCTGGTTCGCGGTGGCGGAACCCGGCACGCCGCTCGTGGAACGGCTGACGAGCTTCTTGTTCGCCGTGGAGACCCCGTTCTTCGAGCCGTACATGACGGCCACATAGCCCGCCCTGGCCTTCCCGGACACCTTGGCGTTCGGGGCGCCCACGACCAGGTCGGCGTATCCGTCGCCGTTGAAGTCGTCCGCCACGCCCACCTTCGCGGGGGCCGCCGCGGCCGGGCCGAGCGACCAGGCGGTCAGGCCGCCGGTCAGTAGCGCCACCGCCGCGATGGGGGCGCTCACTCGTGCCGCGCGGGTGCTGCGTCGTGCTCCTGCTCGTGACATGCACGTGCCTTTCGGGTCGGTGGGGTCCGGCGGATCCGGCGGGCGGAAGTGCCGCGTCCGTGTAGTTCGACTCCAATAGGCCTTCACCGGTTGTGCGTTCGAATGTCATGGATGGGTAACTGACTGAGCGGAGTACCTCTGGACGTGACTTCGACGTGACTTCGTCCAGGGGTACTCGTGTGAGGTGTGAGGTGTGAGGTACGGGCCGGTGTCTACTTCACGTCCGACGCGTCCAGGCGGTAGACGCTCGCGGACTGGTTGTTCTCACTGGTTGTGGAACCCGAGTCCGACGTCGAGCTGCCGCCGTACTCGCTCGCGTCCACCGCCGTGCCGTTCTCCTGCACCCAGGCGGTCACCTCGGAGCTGAGGCCGGAGTCGCCGCCGCGGCCGCCCCCGCCGCCGAGCTGGATGTAGTGCAGTTCGCCGTTCTTCACCAGTTCCTTGAGCTTGGCGAGGGTCATGGCCTGGTCGCTGCCGGACCAGCCCCACATGGAGATGACGGGCTCGCCGCTGCTGAGGATGAGCTGGGACGCGCTCTGTGAACTCGACACCGCGAGCAGCCACTTGGCGCCGTCCTGGTTCTTCTTCAGGTAGGAGATCAGCTCGCTACTGGCGCCGCCGCCCATGCCGCCTCCACCGCCGCCGCCCATGCCACCACCGGGGCCGCCGCCCGTGCCGCCCTGCGGGGCCTGGCCGTCGGCCTGGCCGCCCTGTTGGGTCCCGTTCTGCTGGGTGCCGCCGGGTGTACCGCTCGGGGGCGTACCCATCTGACCGCCGCCCTGCTGCTGCCCATTGGCCTGACCGCCGGTCTGCCCGTTCGCCTGGCCGTTCTGTCCGCCGCCCGGGAACCCGCCGCCACCGGGACCGCCGCTCGCGCGGTTGCCGCCACCACCGCCGCCGAAGCCGCCCATGCCGCTGCCCGTCGTGGGCCCGGCGGTCGGGTTGGTGCCGCCCATGCCGCCGCCCGTGGCGGACAGTTCGGTGGCGGCGTACGCGGCCGGGCCCGCGACCGAGGCGACGACCGCCGCGGTGAGGGAGGCGGCCAGCAGCCGCACGCGGACGCCGGAGCCGCCGGAGCGGAAGACGACCAGGCCCACGACCGCGGCCACCATGACCACCGCGACGGCCGGCCACAGCCAGGTGTTCCACTCCGTCGCCCGGCGCAGCAGCACGACCGCCCACACACCGGTGACGGCGAACGCGGCCGGCAGCACCCACAGCCACCGCCTGTCCGCGCGGAAGGCGCGCAGCAGCATCACGCCGCCGCCCCCGCAGAGGGCCGCGATACCGGGGGCGAGCGCGGTCGTGTAGTACGGGTGCATCGTGCCCTCGGCGAGGCTGAAGGTGAGGTAGTGGAGCGCGGTCCAGCCGCCCCACATCACCAGTGCGGCGCGCGTGAGGTCCGTACGCGGGGCGCGGCCGCACAGCACCAGGCCGCCGATGAGCGCGATGGCCGAGAAGGGGAGCAGCCAGGAGATCTGGCCGCCGAGGACGTCGTTGAACATCCGGCCGAGACCCGCGGTGCCGGAGAAACCGCCGCCTCCGCCGCCCCCGCCTCCACCGTTGCCCTCGCCGCCGAGGATCCGGCCCAGGCCGTTGTAGCCCATGATCAGGTTCCAGGCGGTGCCGTCCGTGGAGCCGCCGATGTACGGCCGCTCGTCGGCGGGTACGAGGGAGACGGCCGCCGCCCACCAGAAGCTGGAGGCGGCGAGGGCGACGCCCGCGAGCAGCAGGTTGGTGATCCGCTTCACCAGGCCGGTGTTCGCCGCGTACAGGTAGACGGCGAAGACGGC is from Streptomyces sp. NBC_01314 and encodes:
- the speB gene encoding agmatinase; protein product: MTSNETPRGPVDPPRGPVDSSRIPRYAGPATYARLPRLDEVGRADVAVVGVPFDSGVSYRPGARFGGNAIREASRLLRPYNPAQDASPFALAQVADAGDIAANPFDINEAVETVEAAADELLGTGARLMTLGGDHTIALPLLRSVAKKHGPVALLHFDAHLDTWDTYFGAEYTHGTPFRRAVEEGILDTEALSHVGTRGPLYGKQDLTDDEKMGFGIVTSADIYRRGADEVADQLRQRIGDRPLYISIDIDCLDPAHAPGTGTPEAGGMTSRELLEILRGLASCNLVSADVVEVAPAYDHAEITAVAASHTAYELTTIMSRQIAQEKKDKAAQ
- a CDS encoding thiamine pyrophosphate-binding protein, with the protein product MTHDHDLVLRPTAAQTEAALNPPPGRSGGDLVVETLAGLGATTVFGLPGQHALGVFDALRRSDLRYIGLRVENNAGFAADAYGRVTGEAAPLLLSTGPGALTSLAALQEAAAASAPVLAISSQIPTAGLGGGRHGYLHELPDQSASFRGVVKSVHTVRTQSQIPSAVAAAWQSALTAPHGPVWVEIPQDVLLAETSVPVVTGGDAFPEELPPRPELTALAAHLLSSATRPAIIAGGGVVRADASGKLRQLAERLSAPVVTTYGGKGAFPWTHPLSLRSWLEDRHTTDFLEDADVLLVVGSGLGELSSNYHTFRPRGRVIQIEADLGKLEANHPALGIHADARLALQALLETIEETREDASAPERVREVLGKVRERIDAQELTLEQDLLASIRRALPSRAPSFWDMTILAYWAWSAFDPRGTNTMHSAQGSGGLGYAFPAALGAAVADPTHPVLAVSGDGGALYSIAELATARQYDLDVTWLIVDDGGYGILREYMTDAYGATTGTELTRPDYVALAESFGVPGLRTTPETLADDLAKSLAAPGPSVVVLPAVLRMFAPTHVQG
- a CDS encoding FG-GAP-like repeat-containing protein — its product is MSRAGARRSTRAARVSAPIAAVALLTGGLTAWSLGPAAAAPAKVGVADDFNGDGYADLVVGAPNAKVSGKARAGYVAVMYGSKNGVSTANKKLVSRSTSGVPGSATANQRFGSTFTKGDLDRDGYGDLVIAGGPAGSVIVWGSASGLTGGTSIAKFGAAPQAGDFNGDGKTDLALFSAQDISGDDPEGAPATLWKGPISRAGKPAAVLPLLDKSLWWGWYEEDASCATGHGCENGPASITGPVVSGQVGDVNGDGRDDLVQWHYTGDGTWGNRLLLGGASGFTRGFVPGDDTSRDPAGTGIGDVNGDGYDDVVVGAEGWSDQVRVAYGSPTGPSEANVQTFDQSLPGFPGAQEDGDLVGSAVSVADVTGDGYADLALGIAYEDVDGITNTGSVALVPGTANGITGAGTKVFHQNTAGVPGAAEAEDKFGTTTALLDLNGNGHPDLAVGAPAENSDNGAVWVLPGTTTGLTTTSALAFGPGGVSGPATDAMFGATLR
- a CDS encoding ArnT family glycosyltransferase, producing the protein MTSATDPRPHTSDSAEPVPTPSAPASEPPPPATPVQPPETAPRWSLPALIGIMVLAAALYSWNLSSSGLNSFYSAAVLSGTQSWKAWFFGSLDAGNFLTVDKPPFVLMVMGLSCRVLGFGTWQMMAPLIASALGSLWILHSSVKRVWGHGAAAVAALVLALTPITVAINRDNNPDTLLVFLMVAGAALALRAVHNGRLLPLLGSAACFGLAFNTKMLQGYIALPAVFAVYLYAANTGLVKRITNLLLAGVALAASSFWWAAAVSLVPADERPYIGGSTDGTAWNLIMGYNGLGRILGGEGNGGGGGGGGGGFSGTAGLGRMFNDVLGGQISWLLPFSAIALIGGLVLCGRAPRTDLTRAALVMWGGWTALHYLTFSLAEGTMHPYYTTALAPGIAALCGGGGVMLLRAFRADRRWLWVLPAAFAVTGVWAVVLLRRATEWNTWLWPAVAVVMVAAVVGLVVFRSGGSGVRVRLLAASLTAAVVASVAGPAAYAATELSATGGGMGGTNPTAGPTTGSGMGGFGGGGGGNRASGGPGGGGFPGGGQNGQANGQTGGQANGQQQGGGQMGTPPSGTPGGTQQNGTQQGGQADGQAPQGGTGGGPGGGMGGGGGGGMGGGASSELISYLKKNQDGAKWLLAVSSSQSASQLILSSGEPVISMWGWSGSDQAMTLAKLKELVKNGELHYIQLGGGGGRGGDSGLSSEVTAWVQENGTAVDASEYGGSSTSDSGSTTSENNQSASVYRLDASDVK